The DNA segment GACCGAACACTCACACAACCGAACCCGGAGACACTCGCTTGAGCCGTCAAATTTTGATCGCTGGAAACTGGAAGATGAATACCCGCAAAGCCGACGCTGTCGCGCTTGCCAAGGGAGTCGTCGCTGGCGTCGGCAAGAACCCTTCCGTCGAAGTCGCCCTTTGTCCACCGTCGGTTTATCTGGACGCGATTGCTGATGTTGTCGCTGGAAGCCCTGTCGAACTGGGCGCCCAGAACGTCTACGCCGCTGCCGACGGAGCCTTCACTGGCGAAGTCAATCCATCAATGTTGACCGACGTCGGATGCCGATTCGTGATCCTAGGCCACAGCGAGCGCCGGGCGATCATGGGCGAAACCGACAAGCAAGTTAGCGAAAAACTGCACGCCGCCCTGGCTGGCAACTTGGTGCCGATTGTCTGTGTTGGCGAAACCTTGGAAGACCGCGAAGCGGGCAACACCGAAAAAGTCGTTGAAACCCAACTGCGTGGATCACTTGAAGGACTCGACGAAGCTCGCGCCGCTGGCGTCGTGATTGCGTACGAACCTGTCTGGGCGATCGGAACCGGCAAGACGGCATCGCCCGAACAGGCCGAAGAAGTCCACGCGTTCATCCGCAAATTGCTGGCCGAATTGTTCAGCGATGATGTGGCCGGCCAAATGCGAATTCAGTACGGTGGCAGCGTCAAGCCGAACAATGCCAAGGAATTGCTCGGCCAACCGAACATTGACGGTGCACTTGTTGGCGGTGCCAGCTTGAAGGTCGAAGACTTCATGGGCATCATCAACCCCGCCTAAACAATGAAGGCCTGTGAAGGTCGGCGGCTCCCCCTTTCTCCATTCAATCTACAGTTCTTGGTATTTCGATGACGTTTCTGCTAATCGGTAGTGTTTCCAGCACCCTGCTGGGATTCTTGATGGGCTTTTTGTCGTTGTTCTTGATCCTGTTGATCTTGATCCAACGGGGCAAAGGCGGCGGTTTGACGGGTGCCTTGGGCGGTCCGGGCGGACAAAGTGCGTTCGGCAGTAAAGCGGGTGACACTTTCACCGTGATTACCGTCGTGGTCGCAGCCGTTTGGGGATTCACCTGTGCTTTCACGATGTGGTTGCTGGGCACTCACGCGCCGTCGCCGATCGCAGATTCGACGCTGTCAGCGGGCCCTGGCGATCAAGCCACCCAGACCGGCAACGAACTCGTGATTCCACCAATGGGCGGCTTTGACGGTGCCAGCTTAAGCGGCCCAGACGCCGACGCGGAACTGACCGAAACGCCGGAACCCGCCATGGTTCCGGTCGAAAAGACGACGCCAGCCGACGAGCCAGTGGCTGAAGACGCCGCTCCTGAAGAAACGACGGCCGAAGAAACAACCGCCGAATAATTCCGCTCTCAAGAGCCAAGGCCAAGATCGGAGCCCAGCTGCCGGATGGCGATTTCGATCGCACACAGACGGGTTACCCTAGGCCGATGACCATCGTGCTAGCACCCGGACGCCGAACTCATCCCCCTGAAAGCTTCGGCGATCTCCACGTCGCGTTGAACCTATGAAATCATTCAATCCTGCTGGCGTGCGTAGCATGACCGGCCAAGGACACGCGGCCCAGCAAGGTGAATTGGGGACCCTGACCGTCGAAGTCCGAACGGTCAACAATCGCGGTTTCAAGTGTTCATCGCGGATTAGCGATTCGCTGTCGGCGATCGACAACAAAATTGAAAGTTTGACTCGTTCCTTGATCCATCGAGGAAGCGTTTCGTTGGCCGTTTCGTGGCGAAAACCCGACGGCGGCAGTGGCCCCGGCATTGATACCGATGTTCTGTCGGCCTACGCCAAGCAATTGCAGCAGGTCCGAGACGATTTGAATGACCCGGCGATGACGATTGAATTATCGTCGCTAATGACGCTGCCCGGCGTGCTGGTTGCGGCTCGCGAAGACCGCCGACAAGACGACGAACTGTGGTCGTTTGTGAAATCGGGGATCACCGCTGCGATCGAAGACTTGGACAGGATGCGCGAAGTCGAAGGCGCTCACATGGCATCAACGCTTCGAGGCGATGTCGAACTAATCGCGACCGCGTTGGAACAAATCCGCATTTTGGCTCCGCGGGCAGTCGAGGCGTATCGGCAACGCTTGGAAACCAAGATCGACCGGATTTTTTCCGAGCGCAGCATCGACGTCCAGCCAGTCGACCTGCTGCGAGAAACGCAAATCTATGCGGATCGAGTCGACATTAGCGAGGAAATCACTCGCCTAGACAGCCACTTGCAAATGTTCAATCGCGTTTTGACAGGCGATGACGACAGCGACCGTCGCGAACCGACTGGCCGCAAACTAGACTTCGTCATCCAAGAAATGTTCCGCGAAACCAACACCATCGGCAGCAAAGCGTCGGATTCGGAGGTTTCGGCACACGTCGTCGAAATCAAATGTGCGATCGAACGAATGCGAGAACTGGTTCAGAATCTGGAATGAGTGACGGATACCCTGGCCGATTGATCATCATTTCGGGCCCCAGCGGGGCCGGAAAAAGCACCGTCGTGCGCGAATTGATGAGCAAATGCGAATTGCCGCTGGTTTTGAGCGTTTCGGCAACGACGCGACCGCCCCGACCGGGCGAACAGGACGGGGTACAGTACTTTTTTCTGTCGAAAGACGAATTCAGCAAGCGGAAATTGGCCAACGAGTTCCTAGAATGCAAGGAAGTGTTTGGCCTCGGGCACTGGTACGGGACGCTACAGTCACAGGTCGCCTCTGGCCTGAAAGCTGGAAAATGGGTAATTTTGGAGATTGACGTCCAAGGTGCGACGACAATCCTTGAAAACAAGACCTTTAACCCAATCTCGCTTTTCATCCATCCCGGCAGCATGGATGAACTGGAAAAACGCCTTCGGCTTCGCAAAACCGAAGACGAGGACGCGATTGCCGCGCGACTCGAAACGTCGGTCAGTGAGATGCAGTATCTGCATCGATATCAGTACGAAATCATTAACGGATCCGTCGATGTGGCGGTCGCCGAGATCTGTCAAATTTTGAAAGACCAAAAGGAAAAACAACCATGCTCGAAGAACTAAAAGAAGAAGAAATCGTCAACAAGGTCGGTGGACGTTTCAAACTGAGCACACTGATTCAAAAACGTTTGGTGCAACTGAACCAGGGCAGCCGCGCGCTTGTGAACGTGGACACTCACGACAAAATGTCGATCGTGCTGCAGGAAATCATGCAAGACAAAATTGTCCTGAACATGGACAACGAAGTCGCAATGTCAGCCGACCTGGACGCTGCGATTGCGTTGGCGGAAGGCCCCGATTTGGACATGTCGGATCTGTAAGATTCGGATCGCTAATGTTCCTCCCTCCCGGATGTCGGGAGGGCTGTGAACGACCTTTTGGGCCCTCTTCGTCACCCTGGCCTTTTATGAAATCAGCTAACCGATGAATCGTCCACGCCAGAACATCTTGCTGGCCATCGGTGGCGGGATCGCCGCGTACAAGTCCGCCATTCTGTGCAGTCGGTTGGCTCAGTCCGGCTACAAAGTTCGCGTTGCGATGACCGGGGCGGCTGGTGCTTTCATCGGTGCCCCCACTCTTGCGGCCCTATCGTCGCGACCGGTTGCGACGGAAATGTTTGACACCCGTTATCCGCTTGGGCCGCATATCGAACTGGCTGATGGTGTCGATTTGATGATCGTCGCACCCGCGACTGCGAATTTACTGTCCAAGTTCGCAGGCGGCGCTGCCGATGACTTGGTAAGCACCCTGTACCTGCAAGTCACGTGTCCCGTTTTGCTGGCTCCGGCGATGAGCGATCCAATGTGGAACAAGCCGTCGGTCAAACGGAATGTCGTCACTCTTGGCAATGACGGTTGCCACTTCGTCGGCCCAGAATCAGGTTGGCTCAGTTGCCGGACTCGCGGTGAAGGCCGGATGAGCGAACCCGAGGTGATTTTGGCGGCCGCCGAATCAATCCTCGGCACCCACAACACGGTTTAATTTGCTATGTCGCTTTTCGTTTTCGGTCACCGCAATCCCGACACCGATGCCATCTGCAGCGCGCTTGCGTATGCCGATTTTTTGCGTCGGACGACGCGGCCCGACGCCGTCGCGGCATGCTGCGGTACGCCGAACGAGCGAACAGAATTTGCCCTCAAAAAGGCGAAACTGCAGCCGCCGCGGATCATCATGGACATCCGCCCCGAATTAGAAGACGTCTGCAATCGCAAGCCGGTCGTTGCGACCAAAGATGATGTGTTCTTTGACGTCTATCAACGGATGAACGACCACGAAATCCGATCGATTCCCGTGCTGGACGAACTAGGCCAAGTGACCGGAATCGTGACGCTTTTGGACCTGCTTGAATTGATGCTGCAAGGCGGCGTCGACCCGACCCGATCACGACAAGTGACCAGCACTCTGGCCAAAGTAAACTCCGTCGTCGATGGCAAGTTCCTGCACAGCGTCGAACCGGACCGAGTCGATGACTATGTCGTGACCGTCGGTGCGATGAGCGCCGAAGGGTTCACCAGACGGATGAAAGAGTTTCCGCCTGAAAAGTTGCTGGTCGTTAGCGGTGATCGACCAACGATCCAACTTCCCGCGCTCGAAATGGGCGTGCGTGCATTGGTTGTGACCGGCGGGTTTCAACTGTCGAGCGGCTTGATGCAATTGGCAAAGGCCCAAGGTGTCTCTGTCATCACCAGCCCGTACGATACCGCAACCACCACGATGCGGATCAAGACGGCGCAGCGGATCGAGCCAATCATCGACACCAACTTCATGAAGTTGTCATCGAAATTGCCGGTCGCAGCGGCGAGACATCAGGTTTTCCGCAGTTCG comes from the Rubripirellula reticaptiva genome and includes:
- the tpiA gene encoding triose-phosphate isomerase, translated to MSRQILIAGNWKMNTRKADAVALAKGVVAGVGKNPSVEVALCPPSVYLDAIADVVAGSPVELGAQNVYAAADGAFTGEVNPSMLTDVGCRFVILGHSERRAIMGETDKQVSEKLHAALAGNLVPIVCVGETLEDREAGNTEKVVETQLRGSLEGLDEARAAGVVIAYEPVWAIGTGKTASPEQAEEVHAFIRKLLAELFSDDVAGQMRIQYGGSVKPNNAKELLGQPNIDGALVGGASLKVEDFMGIINPA
- the secG gene encoding preprotein translocase subunit SecG is translated as MTFLLIGSVSSTLLGFLMGFLSLFLILLILIQRGKGGGLTGALGGPGGQSAFGSKAGDTFTVITVVVAAVWGFTCAFTMWLLGTHAPSPIADSTLSAGPGDQATQTGNELVIPPMGGFDGASLSGPDADAELTETPEPAMVPVEKTTPADEPVAEDAAPEETTAEETTAE
- a CDS encoding YicC/YloC family endoribonuclease produces the protein MKSFNPAGVRSMTGQGHAAQQGELGTLTVEVRTVNNRGFKCSSRISDSLSAIDNKIESLTRSLIHRGSVSLAVSWRKPDGGSGPGIDTDVLSAYAKQLQQVRDDLNDPAMTIELSSLMTLPGVLVAAREDRRQDDELWSFVKSGITAAIEDLDRMREVEGAHMASTLRGDVELIATALEQIRILAPRAVEAYRQRLETKIDRIFSERSIDVQPVDLLRETQIYADRVDISEEITRLDSHLQMFNRVLTGDDDSDRREPTGRKLDFVIQEMFRETNTIGSKASDSEVSAHVVEIKCAIERMRELVQNLE
- the gmk gene encoding guanylate kinase; the encoded protein is MSDGYPGRLIIISGPSGAGKSTVVRELMSKCELPLVLSVSATTRPPRPGEQDGVQYFFLSKDEFSKRKLANEFLECKEVFGLGHWYGTLQSQVASGLKAGKWVILEIDVQGATTILENKTFNPISLFIHPGSMDELEKRLRLRKTEDEDAIAARLETSVSEMQYLHRYQYEIINGSVDVAVAEICQILKDQKEKQPCSKN
- a CDS encoding DNA-directed RNA polymerase subunit omega, giving the protein MLEELKEEEIVNKVGGRFKLSTLIQKRLVQLNQGSRALVNVDTHDKMSIVLQEIMQDKIVLNMDNEVAMSADLDAAIALAEGPDLDMSDL
- a CDS encoding flavoprotein, whose product is MNRPRQNILLAIGGGIAAYKSAILCSRLAQSGYKVRVAMTGAAGAFIGAPTLAALSSRPVATEMFDTRYPLGPHIELADGVDLMIVAPATANLLSKFAGGAADDLVSTLYLQVTCPVLLAPAMSDPMWNKPSVKRNVVTLGNDGCHFVGPESGWLSCRTRGEGRMSEPEVILAAAESILGTHNTV
- a CDS encoding putative manganese-dependent inorganic diphosphatase, yielding MSLFVFGHRNPDTDAICSALAYADFLRRTTRPDAVAACCGTPNERTEFALKKAKLQPPRIIMDIRPELEDVCNRKPVVATKDDVFFDVYQRMNDHEIRSIPVLDELGQVTGIVTLLDLLELMLQGGVDPTRSRQVTSTLAKVNSVVDGKFLHSVEPDRVDDYVVTVGAMSAEGFTRRMKEFPPEKLLVVSGDRPTIQLPALEMGVRALVVTGGFQLSSGLMQLAKAQGVSVITSPYDTATTTMRIKTAQRIEPIIDTNFMKLSSKLPVAAARHQVFRSSQTIFPVVDNGKLFGVISKTDLVNPPKIEIVLVDHNELSQAVQGAEDADIIEVLDHHRLGGSLKSNNPMRFYMEPVGSTCTLVAKMFQRAGINPSPSIALCMASGMISDTLFLRSPTTTDVDREMLDWLEQLCDVDMGEYANEFFQVGSALRSCAPEQVVREDCKEFEESGRRFSISQIEEIGFDLFWQRKDELTKALEEMAAQNSLEFSALLITDIASNGSLLLMSSEPDGWEEISYPQLEDKLYELEQVVSRKKQLLPLIISLLELPQAPTA